A stretch of Treponema vincentii F0403 DNA encodes these proteins:
- a CDS encoding ABC transporter substrate-binding protein, with product MPKKICSLAILVMMLAALPVWAGGKQDKKASKGFASVTDHQGRTVVIPNKPERIVAPFYILSNTALAVGCREYIVSGDGGKSGRPFIKEFAPELADKPACGGAKNLNLEAVASLSPDLILVPFKAAQQLPQIEALGVPALVIEPETMDNFFSYVDMLGTATGNQAQAQKLLTFYKTILSDVAGFIKGEPAVSVYVSSRSDMLNALSPKMFQAELVAAAGGKLVSDDITDVYWTKVSLEQVQKYAPQVIVAATGSKVTPEELAGKTEWKGIPAVDNGKVYVFPSNVDEWDSPIPCSCLGVIWLADKLHPGKIPADYLAEKTKAFYRDFFGKEKDLASLDVK from the coding sequence ATGCCTAAAAAAATATGTTCATTAGCAATCTTGGTTATGATGCTCGCTGCTTTGCCGGTATGGGCAGGCGGAAAGCAGGACAAAAAAGCATCGAAAGGGTTTGCGTCCGTAACCGATCATCAGGGGAGAACGGTTGTTATCCCCAACAAACCGGAGCGGATTGTTGCGCCGTTTTATATTCTCAGCAACACTGCATTAGCGGTCGGCTGTCGGGAATATATCGTATCGGGCGACGGCGGAAAAAGCGGTCGGCCGTTTATTAAAGAATTCGCTCCCGAACTGGCAGACAAACCCGCATGCGGCGGCGCAAAGAACCTGAACCTTGAAGCGGTTGCTTCTCTGTCTCCCGATCTTATCTTAGTACCGTTTAAAGCAGCGCAGCAGCTTCCCCAAATCGAAGCGCTCGGCGTTCCCGCATTGGTGATTGAACCTGAAACGATGGATAATTTTTTCAGCTATGTCGACATGCTCGGCACGGCTACCGGTAATCAGGCGCAAGCACAAAAATTGCTTACCTTTTATAAAACAATTTTAAGCGATGTCGCAGGCTTTATTAAAGGTGAACCGGCCGTATCCGTGTATGTCAGCAGCCGCTCCGATATGTTGAATGCGCTCAGTCCCAAAATGTTCCAAGCGGAACTCGTTGCCGCCGCCGGCGGAAAATTGGTAAGCGACGATATTACCGACGTATATTGGACGAAGGTTTCGTTGGAGCAAGTCCAAAAATACGCCCCGCAGGTGATCGTTGCGGCAACAGGTTCAAAGGTAACTCCGGAAGAACTTGCAGGAAAGACCGAATGGAAGGGCATCCCCGCGGTTGATAACGGCAAGGTCTATGTATTCCCGTCAAATGTAGACGAGTGGGATTCTCCCATTCCGTGCTCATGCCTCGGCGTTATCTGGCTTGCAGATAAACTGCACCCGGGAAAAATCCCTGCCGATTATCTGGCAGAAAAGACCAAAGCCTTTTATCGGGACTTCTTCGGTAAAGAAAAAGACCTTGCCTCTCTTGATGTAAAATAA
- a CDS encoding FecCD family ABC transporter permease, with protein sequence MPLAALIFSMSWGRYPLSFVKIFSILFHTDAFAAVSTADYNIFMNIRLPRTLFVFLSGGAIGLSGVSLQSLFRNPLVAPDIIGVSTGASLGAAIAIVLLHTTSAGIQLCAFAGGIGATLLVLKLSDIGGEHSLIRLVLAGVIINALAGAGVSLIKYMADPLNELPALEFWLMGCFNVITWRKLAVFLPIAVAGCSFILLFRRQLNILSLGDEEAASLGTPVKKMRMLFIIASTLLVASVVSAAGIISWIGLIAPHVIRQLFGNNNYKVAPLSFMCGASLLLFADTVARSISGNEIPVSIITAIIGAPILAQLMLRRNNDIWIGI encoded by the coding sequence ATGCCCCTAGCTGCGCTGATATTCTCGATGAGCTGGGGGCGTTACCCGCTTTCCTTCGTTAAGATATTCTCCATCCTATTCCATACCGATGCGTTTGCCGCGGTGAGCACAGCAGATTACAATATTTTTATGAATATCCGACTGCCGCGCACCCTCTTTGTCTTCCTTTCAGGCGGCGCGATCGGTTTAAGCGGGGTTAGCCTGCAAAGTTTATTCCGTAATCCGCTGGTAGCACCCGATATTATCGGGGTTTCTACCGGCGCTTCGCTCGGTGCGGCAATCGCTATCGTGCTGCTCCATACGACTTCGGCAGGCATTCAGCTCTGCGCCTTTGCAGGCGGCATCGGGGCGACGCTGCTCGTGCTCAAGCTGTCGGATATCGGCGGAGAACACAGCCTTATCCGTTTGGTACTGGCGGGCGTCATCATCAATGCGCTTGCCGGAGCCGGCGTATCCCTTATCAAATACATGGCGGATCCGCTCAACGAGCTGCCTGCTCTGGAGTTCTGGCTGATGGGCTGCTTTAACGTTATCACGTGGCGGAAGCTCGCAGTGTTTTTACCGATTGCCGTTGCGGGCTGCAGCTTTATCCTGTTATTCCGCAGGCAGTTGAATATCCTCTCGTTAGGTGATGAGGAAGCGGCCTCGCTCGGTACGCCGGTAAAAAAAATGAGGATGCTGTTCATTATCGCCTCGACGCTGCTGGTTGCAAGCGTAGTGTCAGCCGCCGGCATTATCAGCTGGATCGGGCTCATTGCGCCGCATGTTATCCGCCAGCTGTTCGGTAATAACAATTACAAGGTGGCGCCGCTTTCTTTTATGTGCGGCGCATCGCTCCTCTTGTTTGCGGACACCGTTGCCCGTTCCATCTCCGGGAACGAAATACCGGTCAGCATTATCACGGCGATAATCGGAGCGCCGATTCTTGCACAGCTGATGCTCCGCCGGAATAACGATATTTGGATCGGAATATGA
- a CDS encoding MFS transporter: MTWRTYLAYGAGDLYGGGCFFIVTTFSMYYLVNVIGLHPALAGLIPAIGKVWDAVSDPMMGYISDNTPRTRFGKRRVWFLVSIIPIALSFILIWFPVTIESQTGKFIFYTVAYIIFFTVATVSYIPYAALSAEITKDFSERNKLNSTRLMFSFVATLLGGVLAQPIIDYFNGSAHGYFIMGCVFALIFALPWIPLYFETWELPQEGNEEKISHSFVKNFLSLFQNKSCRLHIAMYVCSFGALDIFMSFVLFYIVDYLNKGSIFVIAQGSLLITMMVMLPVHSWFINRKGHKPVYITALTIFIIAVLLMGLHTPTSGSIWVILNMVLMGVGISANNLIPHQLLPFISDIDRVMSGKQRTGTYSAAMTLARKLFLGLIIMPTIGVGLSRIGYKNPVPSILTQSQFAEAESLCGNTELPFSEIEKYYTLYEDGNLHLKYLSNDTDSIIKNVYKKHKDSAGAQAASFFESNTPLTEIPATVFEDFIVPSFHSADFTQAHNKFLVTCSYKKDGNVYQKIPPERFYTKSDLYGLKVLLDTIGFKYSGIGQVQKPQQKQETLNKIRLMFIVLPVCMLLLGILFASQFKVTPENHQIILNEIKRLEAGGRKQDSDDKTKEVCELLIGKRYC, translated from the coding sequence ATGACATGGCGTACATACCTCGCATACGGAGCAGGGGATCTGTACGGCGGCGGCTGCTTTTTTATTGTTACAACATTTTCAATGTATTATTTGGTAAATGTCATTGGGCTGCATCCCGCATTAGCAGGATTGATTCCGGCGATCGGCAAGGTATGGGATGCGGTTTCCGACCCGATGATGGGCTATATCTCCGACAATACCCCGCGTACGAGGTTTGGAAAACGGCGCGTATGGTTTTTAGTTTCCATTATACCGATAGCCTTATCCTTTATCCTTATTTGGTTCCCGGTTACCATCGAAAGCCAAACAGGTAAATTTATCTTTTACACTGTTGCCTATATTATCTTTTTTACGGTGGCGACCGTGTCCTATATTCCTTATGCAGCGTTAAGCGCCGAAATAACAAAAGATTTTTCGGAACGGAATAAACTTAATAGCACCCGTTTAATGTTTTCGTTTGTTGCGACGCTGCTCGGTGGAGTTTTAGCACAGCCGATTATCGATTATTTTAACGGAAGCGCCCACGGATATTTTATCATGGGTTGTGTGTTTGCACTTATCTTTGCACTGCCGTGGATTCCGCTTTATTTTGAAACATGGGAACTTCCTCAGGAAGGTAATGAAGAAAAAATCTCCCACTCGTTTGTAAAAAATTTTTTATCGTTATTTCAAAATAAATCATGCAGACTTCATATTGCGATGTACGTGTGTTCTTTCGGTGCCCTCGATATTTTTATGTCATTTGTGCTCTTTTATATCGTCGATTATTTAAACAAGGGAAGTATATTTGTCATTGCGCAGGGGAGTCTTTTAATCACCATGATGGTAATGCTGCCGGTACATAGCTGGTTTATCAATCGGAAAGGACATAAACCTGTTTATATTACGGCGCTTACCATATTCATCATTGCGGTTTTATTGATGGGACTCCATACACCTACTTCCGGCAGCATTTGGGTGATACTGAATATGGTTCTGATGGGTGTAGGCATATCCGCCAATAACTTAATCCCTCATCAACTGCTGCCGTTCATTTCCGATATAGACCGCGTCATGAGCGGGAAACAGCGCACCGGCACATACTCTGCCGCAATGACGCTTGCGCGGAAGCTGTTTTTAGGTTTGATTATTATGCCGACGATTGGGGTGGGTTTAAGCAGAATAGGCTATAAAAACCCCGTACCGTCAATTTTGACGCAAAGCCAATTTGCAGAAGCCGAATCACTTTGCGGCAATACGGAGCTTCCGTTTTCGGAAATTGAAAAATACTATACCCTGTATGAAGACGGTAACCTGCACCTAAAATACCTCAGTAACGATACGGACAGTATTATAAAAAATGTATATAAAAAACATAAGGATTCCGCCGGAGCTCAAGCTGCTTCTTTCTTTGAAAGCAATACACCTCTTACCGAGATCCCTGCAACAGTGTTTGAAGATTTTATCGTACCGTCGTTCCATAGCGCAGACTTTACCCAAGCCCATAATAAATTCCTTGTAACGTGTTCCTACAAAAAAGACGGGAATGTGTATCAAAAAATCCCGCCTGAGAGATTTTACACCAAATCCGATTTATACGGCTTGAAGGTGCTATTGGATACAATCGGGTTTAAGTATTCGGGGATTGGACAAGTTCAAAAACCGCAGCAAAAACAGGAAACGCTCAATAAAATCAGATTGATGTTTATTGTACTGCCCGTCTGTATGCTGCTGCTCGGTATTTTGTTTGCTTCTCAATTCAAGGTTACGCCGGAAAACCATCAAATTATCTTAAACGAAATTAAACGGCTCGAAGCCGGCGGCAGGAAACAAGACTCCGACGACAAGACAAAAGAAGTATGCGAATTGTTAATCGGAAAGCGCTATTGCTGA
- a CDS encoding flavodoxin domain-containing protein produces MKKAAIIYASVHHGNTEKVVTAMAHDMPVTLFKVEQAEHIDFSEYDCIGFASGIYAGRCHRSIYAFLKNHRHELPKQTFAVCTSGVGKGKYAKKFADYLAKNGFTVLGEFECKGFDTFGPFKLFGGLGKGHPDDKELADGVAFIKKIMLPS; encoded by the coding sequence ATGAAAAAAGCCGCAATTATATATGCGTCTGTTCATCATGGAAACACGGAAAAAGTGGTAACCGCAATGGCACACGATATGCCGGTAACCTTGTTTAAGGTAGAGCAAGCCGAACATATCGATTTTTCCGAATATGATTGTATCGGTTTTGCTTCGGGAATATATGCGGGAAGATGCCATAGATCGATATACGCCTTTTTGAAAAATCACCGGCATGAACTCCCGAAACAAACTTTTGCCGTATGTACAAGCGGAGTAGGAAAAGGAAAGTACGCAAAAAAATTTGCGGACTATTTAGCGAAAAACGGTTTTACCGTACTGGGAGAATTTGAATGCAAGGGCTTCGACACCTTCGGTCCCTTCAAACTGTTCGGCGGTTTGGGAAAAGGACACCCTGACGATAAAGAGCTTGCAGACGGGGTTGCATTCATTAAAAAAATCATGTTACCATCTTAA